One genomic region from Gammaproteobacteria bacterium encodes:
- a CDS encoding ATP synthase subunit I, which yields MRTILSIQACLTAAAAVAGYLYGGPPAAVAALFGAATALSNTALLAWRLHRGKRQVHADAQRHLWSFYVSSIERLLVVGGLLAIGIGALRLTPLPLMMAFVAGQMAWMFSWIDHGRKL from the coding sequence ATGCGTACGATTCTGAGTATCCAGGCCTGCCTGACTGCGGCGGCGGCGGTGGCGGGATACCTTTACGGTGGGCCGCCCGCGGCCGTGGCCGCGCTGTTCGGGGCCGCTACGGCACTGTCCAACACAGCGCTGCTGGCCTGGCGCCTGCACCGGGGCAAGCGACAGGTACACGCCGATGCGCAGCGGCATCTGTGGTCGTTTTATGTGTCCAGCATCGAGCGCCTGCTCGTCGTTGGTGGCCTGCTCGCGATCGGTATCGGTGCGCTGCGGCTCACGCCGCTGCCGCTCATGATGGCCTTCGTAGCCGGGCAGATGGCCTGGATGTTTTCTTGGATCGACCACGGACGCAAACTGTAA